A section of the Cuniculiplasma divulgatum genome encodes:
- a CDS encoding MFS transporter, protein MEIITATSTLRGLAYSSIWVYSSIYLHVSLHLSLVYVGAIFAIGGAISGLVQIYGGIVSDRIGYKVTVILSLGIVSLIYLLATAAPELLLSSLEFPGILIALMFGNSLQAPAANAIVSLSSDFKLKGFSMLRVGSNIGWGLGPAIGGFVLSYYSFSSLFTIGLAMSLISLILSFLISEPAKTLAAIRKLGTENRFVILLSIIALLLFIVQSQETVTLSNYARIIRGLPYYELGIVYLTNGIFVVVSQPFIFRISRKIGNFISYGLGTLIYSAGFFSYAFDHGIVSFVASTVILTIGEDFAFPTGVTMISNVSKPENIGKNMGLYNAFLSAGRAVGPLLGGTVYSLTTDPVFLWFYTTLSGFASLAIFLGIFTRNRAALDQR, encoded by the coding sequence GTGGAGATCATTACGGCGACTTCGACGCTCAGGGGACTGGCCTATTCTTCAATCTGGGTCTACAGTTCCATCTATCTCCACGTTTCTCTTCATCTTTCCCTTGTCTATGTTGGGGCAATTTTTGCCATAGGTGGAGCCATCTCAGGATTGGTTCAGATTTATGGCGGGATAGTCTCTGACAGAATTGGGTACAAGGTAACCGTTATACTTTCACTGGGAATTGTTTCTCTTATTTACCTTCTCGCCACAGCAGCTCCGGAACTCCTCCTGTCATCTCTGGAGTTCCCCGGAATTCTGATTGCACTCATGTTCGGGAATTCCCTGCAGGCACCAGCAGCAAATGCAATTGTATCTCTATCCAGTGATTTCAAGCTCAAAGGCTTTTCCATGCTCAGGGTTGGCAGCAATATAGGATGGGGGTTGGGCCCGGCAATTGGTGGCTTTGTACTTTCATATTACTCATTCTCTTCACTTTTCACAATTGGCCTGGCAATGAGCCTGATCTCCCTGATCCTTTCCTTTCTGATCTCCGAGCCCGCTAAAACCCTGGCCGCAATTAGAAAATTGGGCACTGAGAACCGGTTTGTCATTCTTCTATCAATAATTGCTCTGCTGCTTTTCATCGTGCAGTCCCAGGAGACAGTTACGCTTTCCAATTATGCAAGGATTATACGGGGGCTTCCATACTATGAACTTGGAATAGTTTACCTCACAAACGGCATTTTTGTGGTTGTCTCGCAGCCATTTATATTCCGCATTTCAAGGAAGATCGGGAATTTTATATCCTATGGCCTGGGCACGCTGATCTATTCTGCAGGATTTTTCAGTTACGCCTTTGACCACGGAATTGTATCCTTTGTCGCTTCCACTGTTATCCTGACCATTGGAGAAGATTTTGCCTTTCCTACCGGCGTCACGATGATATCCAATGTCTCCAAGCCGGAGAACATCGGAAAGAACATGGGCTTATACAACGCGTTCCTCTCGGCTGGGCGGGCAGTGGGTCCGCTTCTCGGCGGCACTGTATACTCCCTCACCACAGACCCTGTGTTCCTCTGGTTCTACACTACACTTTCCGGCTTTGCAAGCCTGGCGATTTTCCTGGGTATTTTTACAAGAAACCGGGCTGCTCTAGATCAGCGATGA
- a CDS encoding ArsR family transcriptional regulator has product MGEKEILLAANVLKNEKRSFILKKIFESREMTWSQIVDTVETRFNIRVNPNTVSFHLRALIKLGLISKYGDLYTIRDESQAQEILNQVK; this is encoded by the coding sequence ATGGGAGAGAAAGAGATATTACTTGCGGCAAATGTCCTTAAGAACGAGAAAAGGTCTTTCATCCTTAAGAAAATATTTGAGAGCAGGGAAATGACATGGTCTCAGATTGTGGATACAGTTGAGACCCGGTTTAACATAAGAGTAAATCCCAATACTGTGAGCTTTCACCTTAGGGCCTTGATCAAATTGGGGTTAATATCCAAGTACGGAGATCTATACACTATTAGGGACGAAAGCCAGGCACAGGAAATTCTTAACCAGGTGAAATAA
- a CDS encoding carbon-nitrogen hydrolase family protein: MKVSLIQMESRGDKEANLQKSLQLLGEAMEEGAELAIFPEYQMFLPDYSVPETTAAAAEPTDGNFVTAMTASTKGKLTMVLNIVEYAGTGIRPYNTSIVVNDLGIVSGKYRKLHLFDAYGHRESSCYQQGNISPSAFAVPHARMGLQICYDLRFPEPARLIRLKDASIISYQAGWFVGERKLETWRTLLRARAIENGSFVLASAQCGKDFTGHTMAVSPYGDVLGELDNQEGILTVDLDMSLPEKYSVDVPLIKQRRKDMYDISGF, encoded by the coding sequence ATGAAGGTATCACTTATACAGATGGAAAGCAGGGGAGACAAGGAGGCAAACCTGCAGAAGTCCCTGCAGCTGCTGGGAGAAGCAATGGAGGAGGGGGCAGAGCTTGCAATATTCCCGGAATACCAGATGTTCCTTCCCGATTACTCTGTTCCGGAAACAACAGCTGCAGCAGCGGAGCCAACTGACGGAAATTTCGTTACCGCCATGACTGCATCCACAAAGGGGAAGCTGACCATGGTTCTCAATATTGTTGAATATGCCGGCACAGGCATCAGACCATATAACACATCCATTGTGGTGAACGATCTGGGGATAGTTTCCGGGAAATACAGGAAACTGCACCTGTTCGATGCGTACGGGCACAGGGAGAGCTCCTGTTACCAGCAGGGCAACATAAGTCCCTCTGCCTTTGCAGTGCCGCATGCCCGCATGGGGCTTCAGATATGCTATGATCTCAGGTTCCCAGAGCCCGCCAGGCTCATACGCCTCAAGGACGCATCCATTATATCATACCAGGCAGGGTGGTTTGTCGGAGAGAGAAAACTGGAGACATGGCGCACACTGCTCAGGGCAAGGGCCATTGAAAATGGCTCATTTGTGCTGGCATCCGCACAGTGCGGAAAGGATTTCACAGGCCATACAATGGCAGTGAGTCCCTATGGGGACGTTCTGGGGGAGCTGGATAACCAAGAAGGCATACTCACGGTGGATCTGGACATGTCTCTGCCGGAAAAATACTCAGTGGATGTACCACTGATAAAACAGAGGCGGAAGGACATGTATGATATATCAGGATTCTGA
- the mtnA gene encoding S-methyl-5-thioribose-1-phosphate isomerase, which translates to MKVNIDGELKHLFAVWYENDVVKLIDQRKLPEKIEVFEAKNSDDIAYAIKDMVVRGAPAIGVTAAFGLAMAKKNKEDMEEAVKKIGATRPTAFDLFKAINYMKANNFDLGAARRYSTEISGRSKKIGEFGNELIGNGSRILTHCNAGALAVVDWGTALAPMRIAHNQGKNIFVFVDETRPRLQGAKLTAWELGQEGIDHAIIADNAAGFYMRRKEVDLVIVGADRISANGDFANKIGTYEKAVLAHENKIPFYVAAPGSTFDFSISNGDGIPIEERGEGEVLIVNGKNLGPAASHARNPAFDVTPNKYVTAFITEYGIFRPEDLGRMKSLMEKDLFMKDVPSSTA; encoded by the coding sequence ATGAAAGTAAACATTGACGGCGAGTTGAAGCACCTGTTTGCAGTTTGGTACGAAAATGATGTGGTCAAGCTTATCGATCAGAGAAAGTTGCCTGAAAAAATAGAGGTTTTCGAGGCAAAGAACAGCGATGATATTGCCTACGCAATAAAGGACATGGTGGTCAGAGGTGCACCTGCAATTGGTGTCACTGCCGCTTTCGGGCTTGCCATGGCCAAGAAAAACAAGGAAGACATGGAGGAAGCCGTAAAGAAGATAGGAGCGACAAGACCAACTGCATTTGATCTCTTCAAGGCCATAAATTACATGAAGGCTAACAATTTTGATCTGGGTGCAGCCAGAAGATATTCCACGGAGATCAGCGGCAGAAGCAAGAAAATTGGCGAATTCGGCAACGAGCTTATAGGTAACGGCAGCAGGATCCTTACGCACTGCAATGCCGGTGCACTGGCCGTGGTTGACTGGGGAACGGCCCTGGCCCCCATGAGGATCGCACACAACCAAGGGAAGAACATTTTTGTTTTTGTTGATGAAACCCGGCCAAGACTGCAGGGCGCGAAACTTACTGCATGGGAGCTTGGTCAGGAGGGAATCGACCATGCAATTATCGCAGATAATGCAGCAGGCTTCTACATGAGGAGGAAGGAGGTAGATCTTGTTATTGTTGGAGCAGACAGGATATCTGCCAACGGAGATTTCGCAAATAAAATAGGCACATATGAGAAGGCTGTACTTGCACACGAGAATAAGATACCGTTCTATGTTGCAGCCCCTGGAAGTACCTTTGATTTCTCAATATCCAACGGTGACGGCATTCCCATTGAGGAAAGGGGAGAGGGGGAGGTTCTCATCGTGAACGGCAAGAATCTTGGTCCTGCCGCCAGCCATGCTAGGAACCCTGCCTTTGACGTCACCCCCAACAAATATGTGACAGCGTTCATAACAGAGTATGGAATATTCAGGCCCGAGGATTTGGGACGGATGAAAAGCCTAATGGAAAAGGACCTGTTCATGAAGGATGTGCCATCCAGCACGGCATGA
- the trpS gene encoding tryptophan--tRNA ligase, translating into MTEDAKVTPWEVSGNLGDTDYSKIADRFGARIIDTAMKERIANYTGDLHPFLRYDVFFAHRDLDMILDAYSRGDGFYLYTGRGPSGKMHLGHLLPFMFTKWLQEKFNVDLIIQITDDEKFLFRDLNSGDLAKYTNDNILDILSLGFSPEKTHIMVDTLNSGLLYNNAIKVARHINVSLAKSVFGFDDSDNVGKYFFTSIQAVPSFILSEILGRTIRCLIPYAIDQDPHFKVARDVMPKIGYEKPSSIISKFIPSLKGSGKMSSSDTTTGIYLDDDRKTVRKKLMKYAFSGGRDTAEEQRKYGANPDIDFSFNVFRLLENDPSVVSRIYEEYRTGQLLSGEMKAMTADRISNLLEELSVNREKVKDSIGDYMFSPDRFR; encoded by the coding sequence TTGACGGAAGATGCAAAGGTTACGCCCTGGGAGGTTTCAGGCAATCTTGGTGACACTGATTACTCAAAGATAGCGGACAGGTTCGGCGCCAGGATAATTGACACTGCCATGAAGGAAAGAATCGCCAACTATACTGGAGATCTCCATCCGTTCCTGCGTTACGACGTATTCTTTGCGCACAGAGACCTGGATATGATCCTTGATGCGTATTCCAGAGGAGATGGTTTTTACCTGTACACTGGAAGAGGTCCATCCGGGAAGATGCATCTTGGCCATCTGCTTCCCTTCATGTTTACCAAGTGGCTGCAGGAGAAGTTTAACGTTGATCTCATAATACAGATCACAGATGACGAGAAGTTCCTGTTCCGGGATCTGAATTCCGGTGACCTAGCCAAATATACCAACGATAACATACTTGACATTCTTAGCCTTGGCTTCAGTCCGGAGAAAACCCACATAATGGTGGATACCCTGAATTCAGGCCTCCTTTATAACAACGCAATCAAGGTGGCCCGCCACATAAATGTCTCGCTGGCTAAATCAGTATTTGGATTTGATGACAGCGACAATGTGGGGAAATACTTCTTCACCAGCATTCAGGCTGTGCCGTCTTTCATCCTTTCTGAGATACTGGGGCGCACCATAAGATGCCTCATACCCTATGCAATCGACCAGGATCCTCACTTTAAGGTGGCCAGAGACGTCATGCCAAAGATAGGTTATGAGAAGCCATCATCAATAATATCAAAGTTCATTCCTTCCCTGAAAGGAAGCGGAAAAATGTCGTCTTCCGATACCACAACTGGCATTTATCTTGATGACGACAGGAAAACCGTAAGGAAGAAACTCATGAAATATGCGTTTTCAGGTGGAAGAGATACCGCTGAGGAGCAGAGAAAATATGGCGCAAATCCTGACATAGACTTCTCATTCAACGTTTTCAGGCTCCTGGAGAATGATCCATCTGTTGTATCCAGGATTTATGAAGAATACAGAACAGGGCAGCTGCTGAGCGGAGAAATGAAAGCCATGACTGCTGACAGGATAAGCAACCTTCTGGAAGAGCTATCGGTTAACAGGGAGAAGGTGAAGGACAGTATTGGGGACTACATGTTCAGCCCTGACAGATTCCGTTGA
- a CDS encoding dihydrodipicolinate synthase family protein, translating into MTGKLIIPMITPFRNNHLDRDALDAFMVYAAENGFSGLFAGSSTGGMASLSFEQHQEFLQWALELNHGLDMFAGITRSSLVETIEMGRIAADLGYGKLVAINPYYHKYSQDSIVRFYDSILDAFDLDVYAYNNPSLSGTEILPQTVSRIRKEHDNLKGIKDSGNNLDKFSEFLKIPGLTVYQGKDSLLLDSLKMGASGGVCSSANFCLNTLKIVQGSSDASSIQEKTVRLMGILARYETPGIQNYLFRKLIMKEKSPKHYVNMPFGDITEPPSDEQVLDLVLLK; encoded by the coding sequence ATGACAGGAAAACTCATAATACCTATGATAACACCCTTCAGGAATAACCATCTTGACAGGGACGCCCTTGACGCATTTATGGTATATGCAGCAGAAAACGGTTTCAGCGGACTTTTTGCGGGAAGTTCCACAGGCGGGATGGCCTCCCTTTCCTTCGAGCAGCACCAGGAATTTCTCCAGTGGGCGCTTGAATTAAACCATGGGCTTGACATGTTTGCCGGCATAACGAGAAGCAGTCTGGTAGAGACCATTGAGATGGGAAGGATAGCGGCTGACCTTGGATATGGCAAACTTGTCGCCATCAATCCATACTACCACAAATACAGTCAGGATTCAATAGTAAGATTCTACGATTCCATACTGGACGCTTTTGATCTTGATGTTTATGCTTACAACAATCCATCCCTGAGCGGAACAGAAATACTGCCTCAGACAGTTTCTAGAATCAGGAAGGAACATGACAACCTTAAGGGCATCAAGGACAGTGGGAATAACCTTGATAAATTTTCTGAATTCCTGAAGATCCCAGGGCTTACCGTATATCAGGGCAAGGATTCACTCCTCCTTGATTCACTGAAAATGGGAGCTTCAGGTGGAGTGTGCTCATCAGCTAATTTCTGCCTGAACACGCTGAAAATTGTGCAGGGATCGTCTGATGCCAGCAGCATACAGGAAAAAACTGTACGCCTAATGGGAATTCTGGCCAGATACGAGACACCGGGAATCCAGAACTATCTCTTCAGGAAACTGATAATGAAAGAGAAGTCTCCAAAGCATTACGTGAATATGCCCTTCGGAGACATAACTGAGCCCCCATCAGATGAACAGGTCCTGGATCTTGTCCTGCTGAAGTGA
- a CDS encoding trehalose-6-phosphate synthase gives MRYVIVTSRCPVSHDRSGGRETLRRNVGGVVTALHQAMKANGGVWICWGDGNADMNYPVEDYEGYTVARIFLNRNEKHGFYDEYSNGTLWPLFHYFRERVRYVEDSFETYSAVNRKFAEAVAKYMDNDSVIWVHDYQLSLVPEFVRKLGIGNFIIFTWHIPWVSSEFFNILPQAKEIVDSITQADMITFHTELYRKNFRESCERLSQPDFNVDDRTSAYSLGIDSDYYSRVDEPVNPLENLQKNGKVIFSIDRLDYTKGLINRVLSVEKVLKKYPDTRGRFHYVMMVTPSRTSVSEYIRMKRDLEMEIGRINGSHGDIKWQPIIYMYSKISDRVLLSYYRYADIALITPVMDGLNLVSKEFVAASRQGILILSEFAGAAFNLPQALIVNPNDISAMADTIYTAMNMDKGEIARRLEAMKTSVTRRNLKWWIDAIEKRAKTLMANRKVFNAPGQ, from the coding sequence ATGAGGTATGTCATAGTCACCAGCAGATGCCCCGTGAGCCATGACCGCTCTGGGGGCCGCGAAACCCTGCGCCGGAATGTGGGTGGCGTGGTTACTGCCCTGCATCAGGCCATGAAGGCAAACGGAGGTGTTTGGATCTGCTGGGGCGATGGCAATGCCGACATGAATTATCCGGTGGAAGACTATGAGGGATATACTGTTGCAAGGATATTCCTGAACCGAAATGAGAAGCATGGTTTCTATGATGAATATTCCAACGGCACCTTATGGCCTCTTTTCCATTATTTCAGGGAACGCGTAAGGTACGTTGAAGATTCGTTTGAGACATACAGTGCAGTGAACAGAAAATTTGCAGAGGCCGTAGCAAAGTATATGGATAACGATTCGGTGATCTGGGTTCATGACTACCAGCTCAGCCTTGTTCCTGAGTTCGTAAGGAAACTGGGGATTGGCAATTTCATCATATTCACCTGGCACATACCGTGGGTTTCCAGCGAATTCTTCAACATTCTTCCGCAGGCAAAGGAAATTGTGGACAGCATTACCCAGGCTGACATGATAACATTTCATACAGAGCTTTACCGGAAGAACTTCAGGGAGTCGTGCGAAAGGCTCTCCCAGCCTGACTTCAATGTGGATGACCGGACCTCAGCATACTCCCTGGGCATTGATTCGGATTATTATTCCAGGGTCGATGAACCCGTGAATCCACTTGAGAACCTCCAGAAGAATGGCAAAGTCATATTCTCAATTGACAGGCTTGACTACACCAAAGGGCTCATAAACCGCGTGCTGTCTGTTGAGAAGGTCCTGAAGAAATATCCTGATACAAGGGGGCGATTCCATTATGTTATGATGGTTACTCCAAGCAGGACATCTGTCTCCGAATACATAAGGATGAAACGCGACCTGGAAATGGAGATCGGCAGGATAAACGGTTCCCATGGCGATATAAAGTGGCAGCCCATAATTTATATGTACAGCAAAATATCGGACAGGGTCCTGCTGTCCTATTACCGTTATGCCGATATTGCCCTCATCACGCCTGTGATGGATGGCCTGAACCTGGTGAGCAAGGAGTTCGTTGCTGCATCCCGTCAGGGAATCCTTATACTGTCCGAGTTTGCCGGGGCTGCATTCAACCTCCCGCAGGCCCTTATTGTAAACCCCAACGATATCAGTGCAATGGCCGATACAATATACACTGCCATGAATATGGATAAGGGCGAAATTGCCAGAAGGCTTGAGGCCATGAAGACATCCGTTACAAGAAGAAACCTCAAATGGTGGATAGACGCAATCGAAAAGCGTGCGAAGACCCTGATGGCAAACAGGAAGGTGTTCAATGCCCCTGGACAGTGA
- a CDS encoding DNA topoisomerase IV subunit A, translating into MPGEVKSSLEGIASRIYDYLVSGEVPEISMPSRNRDNIVLDPMLSVWKYGESQVTRSGRTTDGAEYMVKILYMIDFIREMLQEGKSSTLREMYYISEGWNLGKFHTQDESNLMAEDLEVISALLREDFRLRPEENGASIIGNITVEEKTRKGEFKKINCKDDVGDSGYSIPYSVEDDKFHIKDVDADFILAIETGGMFDRLVENGFDESNRCLLVHLKGQPARSTRRLLKRINEERGVPVVVFTDGDPWSFRIYASIAYGAIKTAHISHYLAVPTAEFIGVTASDILNYDLPTDKLNDKDIAALNAELKDPRFNSEMWRDEIETMLRIGKKAEQQALAKYGLNYVTSTYLPEKLSQINGNRW; encoded by the coding sequence ATGCCTGGTGAGGTGAAATCATCCCTTGAGGGCATAGCGTCAAGGATATACGACTACCTTGTGAGCGGCGAGGTGCCTGAGATATCCATGCCCTCAAGGAACAGGGACAACATTGTTCTTGATCCCATGCTTTCAGTATGGAAATACGGGGAATCCCAGGTGACCCGTTCAGGCAGGACAACGGACGGGGCGGAATACATGGTGAAAATCCTGTACATGATAGACTTCATCAGGGAGATGCTGCAGGAGGGGAAATCGTCAACACTTAGGGAAATGTACTACATCTCCGAGGGATGGAACCTGGGAAAGTTCCACACTCAGGACGAATCGAACCTGATGGCAGAGGATCTGGAGGTCATCAGTGCCCTGCTCAGGGAGGACTTCAGGCTGCGCCCTGAAGAGAACGGGGCCAGCATAATTGGCAACATCACGGTCGAGGAAAAGACAAGGAAAGGCGAATTCAAGAAGATAAACTGCAAGGATGATGTGGGGGACAGCGGTTACTCTATTCCATATTCGGTTGAGGACGACAAGTTCCACATCAAGGATGTAGACGCGGATTTCATCCTTGCAATAGAGACGGGAGGTATGTTCGACAGACTGGTGGAAAACGGGTTTGATGAGAGCAACCGGTGCCTGCTTGTACATCTCAAGGGGCAGCCGGCCCGGAGCACAAGGCGCCTTCTCAAGAGGATAAACGAGGAAAGGGGCGTTCCTGTTGTGGTGTTCACAGATGGGGATCCGTGGTCATTCAGGATATATGCATCCATAGCTTACGGTGCCATTAAGACTGCCCACATATCACATTACCTGGCTGTCCCTACAGCAGAGTTTATCGGCGTGACCGCATCCGACATACTGAATTACGATCTCCCAACGGACAAGCTCAACGACAAGGACATTGCGGCACTGAATGCAGAACTCAAGGACCCGAGATTCAATTCAGAGATGTGGAGGGATGAGATAGAAACCATGCTGCGCATAGGAAAGAAGGCAGAGCAGCAGGCTCTAGCAAAATACGGCCTGAACTATGTCACGTCCACATATCTGCCGGAAAAGCTGTCGCAGATTAACGGAAACAGGTGGTGA
- a CDS encoding MFS transporter — MPLDNEDDRLNYVSNEDFDAKYSRKVMLILAGLVLIVMYIEGMLTPSLHSIALAFNVTSAQVSLLLSAYLVGGVAMTPIMGKLGDIYGKKKILSVVLLVYAVAVSVTGFSPNFTFMVISRTIQGIGLTIMPLGMSLMREEFPKDMVPRAQALISAMFGAGFAVSLPLGSLVSNDFGWRMTYHTAIPFVLALAITTMIVVRESRFRRPDTKIDYIGASLLAASLALFVFALSEAPSWGWTSLGTLSMIASGAVLIIPLTLFERRYSRMGGEPILDFRLLSYRNVMVANIVLSISGMGMFLAMQALTYRFELPSPSGYGKSILYTGISLVPFAIGMLVFAPITGRLVSRMGVKPLAIIGSVISGAGFILESIFHSYDQMLMFEFVTGGGLSIMNASLINLIVLTVNPRDMGLATAMNGTFRNVGSSIGAPIAGSIMATVSALYLVGNSPTGPVYVSMPTSSAFAYIFLIAGAAFAVAAILSLLAREVLGSRAGSRSARRPAVNEVEAKTMDKL; from the coding sequence ATGCCATTAGATAATGAAGATGACAGACTGAATTATGTTTCAAACGAGGATTTCGATGCAAAGTACTCACGCAAAGTCATGCTGATACTTGCAGGACTTGTCCTGATTGTTATGTACATCGAAGGAATGCTGACGCCTTCACTGCACAGCATAGCCCTGGCGTTCAATGTCACATCGGCACAGGTGAGCCTTCTGCTCTCCGCCTACCTGGTTGGAGGCGTTGCCATGACCCCGATTATGGGAAAGCTCGGTGACATATACGGCAAGAAGAAGATTCTGTCAGTGGTGCTTCTGGTCTATGCCGTTGCCGTGTCAGTCACAGGATTTTCGCCAAATTTCACATTCATGGTTATTTCCAGGACTATCCAGGGTATCGGACTGACAATAATGCCACTTGGAATGAGCCTCATGAGGGAGGAATTCCCCAAGGACATGGTGCCCAGGGCGCAGGCCCTCATAAGTGCCATGTTCGGAGCAGGGTTTGCTGTGAGCCTTCCACTGGGGTCACTGGTGTCAAATGACTTCGGCTGGAGGATGACATATCACACGGCCATACCATTTGTACTTGCACTTGCCATAACAACAATGATAGTGGTAAGAGAATCAAGGTTCAGGAGGCCAGATACAAAGATAGACTATATCGGTGCTTCGCTTCTTGCAGCTTCCCTTGCACTGTTCGTCTTTGCCCTGTCTGAGGCGCCAAGCTGGGGATGGACTTCATTGGGTACGCTTTCAATGATTGCCTCCGGTGCCGTACTCATCATACCCCTGACACTCTTCGAAAGGCGCTATTCAAGGATGGGCGGGGAGCCCATACTGGACTTCAGGCTTCTGTCCTACCGGAACGTAATGGTCGCAAACATTGTCCTTTCCATATCAGGTATGGGCATGTTCCTTGCAATGCAGGCCCTCACATACAGGTTTGAGCTCCCGAGTCCTTCTGGGTATGGAAAATCAATCCTGTACACGGGAATATCACTTGTTCCGTTTGCCATAGGCATGCTTGTTTTCGCCCCAATAACAGGTAGGCTCGTATCCAGGATGGGCGTGAAGCCTCTGGCAATCATTGGCTCCGTAATATCAGGGGCAGGCTTCATCCTGGAATCCATATTCCATTCCTATGATCAGATGCTCATGTTCGAGTTTGTCACTGGCGGTGGGCTTTCAATAATGAATGCCTCACTGATAAATCTCATAGTGCTCACAGTAAACCCCCGGGACATGGGACTTGCAACAGCCATGAACGGCACTTTCCGGAATGTTGGGAGCAGTATAGGCGCACCCATAGCCGGATCCATAATGGCAACCGTCTCCGCACTGTATCTTGTTGGAAACAGTCCAACCGGCCCTGTATATGTATCAATGCCCACATCCAGTGCGTTCGCTTACATATTCCTGATTGCGGGAGCTGCCTTTGCAGTGGCTGCCATTCTGTCGCTGCTTGCCAGGGAAGTTCTAGGTTCCAGAGCTGGATCCAGATCCGCCAGGAGGCCTGCCGTTAATGAGGTGGAGGCAAAAACTATGGATAAATTGTGA
- the otsB gene encoding trehalose-phosphatase, which yields MPLDSDLIREARGLPRGSPIFLDYDGTLVPLSTDPETTFPDDDVLWIMDRLSGKYQVYVATGRSIPEITRFLDSRYNFIALHGAILKPKDGQPEYVTDAGEYIRKCDAIYAGRDDFFRRYPGLKMTNKQGGLVFIMWGLDEKAMSSLVEEVSMLASQTGMDLYRGKRIVELRIPGVNKGITIRGVRNGAPALIAGDDATDEDSFLDNPDAITVKVGDGDTAARFRVRDVAEFRVLLKAMSES from the coding sequence ATGCCCCTGGACAGTGACCTCATAAGGGAGGCCCGTGGTCTTCCTCGTGGATCACCCATCTTCCTTGACTATGATGGTACACTGGTGCCTCTGTCCACGGATCCGGAAACAACCTTCCCTGATGATGATGTCCTATGGATAATGGACCGGCTGTCAGGGAAATATCAGGTCTATGTCGCCACAGGAAGATCAATTCCTGAGATCACAAGATTCCTGGACAGCAGGTATAATTTCATTGCGCTCCACGGAGCGATTCTGAAGCCAAAGGATGGGCAGCCGGAGTATGTAACTGATGCAGGGGAATATATCAGGAAATGTGACGCCATTTACGCCGGGAGAGATGATTTCTTCAGGAGATACCCTGGACTCAAGATGACAAACAAACAGGGAGGGTTGGTTTTCATAATGTGGGGGCTCGATGAGAAAGCCATGTCATCACTTGTGGAGGAAGTGTCCATGCTTGCCTCACAGACGGGAATGGATCTTTACAGAGGAAAGAGAATAGTTGAGCTCCGTATCCCGGGAGTTAACAAGGGAATTACCATAAGGGGGGTCAGGAACGGGGCGCCTGCCCTCATAGCTGGAGATGATGCAACAGACGAGGATTCGTTCCTTGACAACCCCGATGCCATCACAGTTAAAGTTGGGGACGGCGACACAGCCGCAAGGTTTCGCGTCAGGGACGTGGCTGAATTCAGGGTACTCCTGAAGGCAATGTCAGAATCCTGA
- a CDS encoding MarR family transcriptional regulator, giving the protein MTSMPKPERDMSEKAGTGNALFRSLRSVMEEFMFLQVEITRSSGLMVYQYALMRYLRANGPQRLTDLSRFLHVRNPTVTGIIDTLQNRELVSREDDPADRRASRVFLNPQGIALLDGIEEKIISSVSEAIAGIDESSAARMCAFLDRIASSLRASAEDEIRGSENKCH; this is encoded by the coding sequence ATGACTTCAATGCCAAAACCGGAAAGAGACATGAGTGAGAAAGCCGGAACAGGAAATGCTCTTTTCCGTTCTCTGAGGTCCGTCATGGAAGAATTCATGTTCCTTCAGGTTGAGATTACGCGATCATCAGGACTGATGGTCTACCAGTATGCTCTGATGCGATATCTCAGAGCCAATGGCCCTCAGAGGCTCACTGATCTTTCCAGATTTCTCCATGTCAGGAATCCCACAGTTACGGGCATTATAGACACACTTCAGAACAGGGAACTTGTATCCAGGGAGGATGATCCGGCGGACAGGCGTGCTTCAAGAGTCTTTCTCAATCCTCAGGGAATCGCCCTGCTGGATGGGATCGAAGAAAAAATAATTTCCAGCGTAAGTGAGGCCATAGCCGGCATTGATGAATCATCAGCAGCAAGGATGTGCGCTTTCCTTGACAGGATTGCCTCATCCCTGAGAGCGTCCGCAGAAGATGAAATAAGAGGAAGTGAGAACAAATGCCATTAG